A section of the Streptococcus oriscaviae genome encodes:
- a CDS encoding cell division protein SepF, whose amino-acid sequence MALKDTFKNLFNYFEIDDSAEVEDRPETYQMTNERPKMRVAPTVATKEPVANQPEPSQKAPAQETNLQRLRERQQELRANSIHEDKKTIIDIKFPKKYEEARSIVNLLLDNSSVLIDFQYMSEPQARRCLDYLDGARSVLSGSLKKVSSTMWLLTPVNVTVNIDELRSTSSQEGQHEAQFDFDMKW is encoded by the coding sequence GTGGCACTGAAAGATACATTTAAAAACCTATTTAACTATTTTGAAATAGATGACTCTGCTGAGGTGGAAGATCGTCCGGAGACATATCAGATGACAAATGAGCGTCCAAAAATGCGGGTTGCACCAACTGTTGCAACGAAGGAACCAGTCGCAAATCAGCCTGAACCCTCTCAAAAGGCACCGGCACAAGAAACGAACCTGCAACGCCTTCGTGAACGTCAGCAAGAGTTGCGTGCAAATAGCATTCATGAAGACAAGAAAACGATTATTGATATAAAATTCCCTAAGAAGTACGAAGAAGCTCGTAGCATTGTCAACCTTCTTTTGGACAACTCGAGTGTTTTGATTGACTTCCAATATATGTCTGAACCACAGGCACGCCGGTGTTTGGATTATTTGGATGGAGCGCGTTCCGTCTTGTCAGGAAGTTTGAAGAAGGTGTCTAGCACTATGTGGCTCCTGACACCTGTTAATGTGACTGTGAACATTGATGAGTTACGCTCAACCAGTTCACAAGAGGGACAGCACGAAGCACAATTTGACTTCGATATGAAGTGGTAA
- a CDS encoding YggS family pyridoxal phosphate-dependent enzyme, producing MNFQKNKDAVFQAVQTAAEKAYRSPNSVNVIAVTKYVDSSIAKELVKTGIKHIGENRVDKFLNKYRELADQHLTWHLIGTLQRRKVKDVINYVDYFHALDSVTLAAEINKRATKPIKCFLQVNISQEESKHGFLVDEIDNVLEDLKAYDKVELVGLMTMAPFEASQEELEQIFSEAKRLQESLVARQLPNMPFTELSMGMSGDFELAIKHGSSFVRIGTAFYK from the coding sequence ATGAATTTTCAAAAGAATAAAGATGCCGTCTTTCAAGCGGTGCAAACTGCTGCTGAGAAGGCATATCGTTCTCCCAATTCAGTAAATGTTATAGCTGTCACCAAGTATGTTGACAGCTCTATTGCTAAAGAACTGGTAAAAACAGGAATTAAACATATCGGCGAGAACCGAGTGGATAAATTTTTGAATAAATACCGGGAGTTAGCAGATCAACATCTTACTTGGCATCTAATAGGCACACTCCAAAGAAGGAAAGTAAAAGATGTAATCAACTATGTCGATTATTTCCACGCTTTAGATTCTGTCACATTAGCCGCTGAAATCAACAAGAGAGCCACTAAGCCTATCAAGTGCTTCCTTCAGGTCAATATTTCACAAGAAGAAAGCAAACACGGGTTTTTAGTGGATGAAATAGATAACGTTTTAGAGGATTTAAAAGCCTATGACAAGGTAGAACTCGTCGGACTCATGACCATGGCTCCATTTGAAGCTAGTCAAGAAGAACTGGAGCAAATCTTTTCTGAAGCCAAACGCTTGCAGGAAAGTCTTGTTGCTCGTCAGTTGCCAAACATGCCCTTTACTGAGCTAAGTATGGGAATGAGTGGGGATTTTGAGCTAGCGATCAAGCACGGTTCAAGCTTTGTCCGGATAGGGACAGCATTTTATAAGTGA
- the ftsA gene encoding cell division protein FtsA codes for MARNGFFTGLDIGTSSVKVLVAEYIENQMNVIGVSNVKSAGVKDGIIVNIDVAAGAIKKAIAQAEEKAGIRIDKVNVGLPANLLQIEPTQGMIPVTTNSQEITDQDVENVVKSALTKSMTPEREVISFIPEEFVVDGFKGIKDPRGMMGIRLEMRGLLYTGPRTILHNLRKTVERAGIQVENIIISPLALTRSVLNEGEKEFGATVIDLGGGQTTVAVMRGQELQYTNIYQEGGDYITRDISKVLTTSQSIAENLKFNYGIAYPQEASEKEKFTVEVIGENSPIEVTERYLSEVISARLRQIFARVKQDLERTRALDLPGGIVLVGGGAILPGITELAQEVFGVNTKLYIPNQIGIRNPAFAQVISLVEYVGSLDEVEKIAQLAVNGEASLRQRPVDVPVELPRVRPAVQPAPSDLVTELNTEVAEEKNYVTYDEEVAEELNQEPKTKLTDRIRGLFGSMFE; via the coding sequence ATGGCTAGAAATGGCTTTTTCACGGGATTAGACATCGGTACAAGCTCCGTTAAAGTCTTGGTTGCAGAATATATTGAAAATCAAATGAATGTTATTGGCGTCAGCAATGTAAAGAGTGCTGGCGTAAAAGATGGAATTATCGTCAACATCGATGTGGCGGCAGGCGCTATTAAAAAAGCGATTGCGCAAGCAGAAGAAAAAGCAGGTATCCGCATTGATAAGGTCAATGTTGGTTTGCCAGCCAACCTCTTGCAGATTGAGCCAACTCAAGGGATGATTCCTGTAACGACTAACTCGCAGGAAATTACAGATCAGGATGTAGAAAATGTTGTGAAATCAGCACTGACTAAGAGCATGACTCCTGAGAGGGAAGTGATTTCCTTTATTCCTGAAGAGTTCGTAGTTGACGGCTTCAAGGGAATTAAAGACCCACGCGGGATGATGGGAATTCGTTTGGAAATGCGCGGCTTGCTTTACACAGGTCCTCGCACCATCCTTCATAACCTACGCAAGACTGTTGAACGCGCCGGTATCCAAGTGGAAAACATTATCATTTCTCCATTGGCTCTCACTCGTTCAGTTTTGAATGAAGGTGAAAAAGAGTTCGGTGCGACAGTGATTGACCTCGGTGGCGGTCAAACAACCGTTGCTGTCATGCGTGGTCAAGAGTTGCAATACACAAATATCTACCAAGAAGGTGGCGACTACATCACCCGTGATATTTCCAAAGTATTGACAACATCTCAAAGCATCGCAGAAAACCTCAAGTTTAACTACGGAATTGCTTACCCACAAGAAGCAAGCGAAAAAGAGAAGTTCACTGTGGAAGTAATTGGTGAAAATTCACCAATAGAAGTAACAGAACGTTACCTATCAGAAGTGATTTCTGCTCGTCTTCGCCAAATTTTCGCCCGTGTGAAGCAGGACTTGGAACGCACCCGTGCACTTGACTTGCCAGGCGGTATCGTTTTGGTTGGTGGCGGTGCTATCCTTCCAGGGATTACAGAACTTGCCCAAGAGGTATTCGGTGTTAACACCAAGTTATACATCCCAAATCAAATTGGCATCCGCAATCCAGCCTTTGCTCAAGTCATTAGCTTGGTAGAGTATGTTGGAAGCCTTGATGAGGTTGAAAAAATTGCTCAGCTTGCTGTTAATGGCGAAGCGAGCCTCAGACAGCGTCCAGTTGATGTGCCAGTTGAATTACCAAGAGTTCGTCCGGCAGTCCAACCAGCTCCTAGCGATTTGGTAACTGAGTTAAACACGGAAGTTGCTGAGGAAAAGAACTATGTGACCTATGATGAAGAAGTCGCTGAAGAGCTAAATCAAGAACCAAAAACAAAATTGACGGATCGTATCCGCGGCTTGTTTGGAAGCATGTTTGAGTAA